From one Dama dama isolate Ldn47 chromosome 4, ASM3311817v1, whole genome shotgun sequence genomic stretch:
- the GMFG gene encoding glia maturation factor gamma isoform X2, translated as MKVDKDRQMVVLEEEFQNISPEELKMELPERQPRFVVYSYKYVHADGRVSYPLCFIFSSPVGCKPEQQMMYAGSKNRLVQTAELTKVFEIRTTDDLTEAWLKEKLSFFR; from the exons A TGAAGGTGGACAAAGACCGGCAGATGGTGGTGCTGGAGGAAGAATTTCAG AATATTTCTCCAGAGGAACTAAAAATGGAGTTGCCTGAGAGACAGCCCAG GTTCGTGGTTTACAGCTACAAGTATGTGCACGCCGATGGCCGAGTGTCCTACCCCTTGTGTTTCATCTTCTCCAGCCCCGTGG gcTGCAAGCCTGAACAACAGATGATGTATGCAGGGAGCAAAAACAGGCTGGTGCAGACAGCAGAGCTCACAAAG GTGTTTGAAATCCGCACCACTGATGACCTCACCGAGGCCTGGCTCAAAGAGAAGTTGTCTTTCTTTCGTTGA
- the GMFG gene encoding glia maturation factor gamma isoform X1 codes for MSDSLVVCEVDPELQEKLRKFRFRKETDNAAIIMKVDKDRQMVVLEEEFQNISPEELKMELPERQPRFVVYSYKYVHADGRVSYPLCFIFSSPVGCKPEQQMMYAGSKNRLVQTAELTKVFEIRTTDDLTEAWLKEKLSFFR; via the exons ATG TCCGACTCCCTGGTGGTGTGTGAGGTGGACCCTGAGCTACAGGAAAAGCTGAGGAAATTCCGCTTCCGAAAAGAAACGGACAATGCAGCCATAATAA TGAAGGTGGACAAAGACCGGCAGATGGTGGTGCTGGAGGAAGAATTTCAG AATATTTCTCCAGAGGAACTAAAAATGGAGTTGCCTGAGAGACAGCCCAG GTTCGTGGTTTACAGCTACAAGTATGTGCACGCCGATGGCCGAGTGTCCTACCCCTTGTGTTTCATCTTCTCCAGCCCCGTGG gcTGCAAGCCTGAACAACAGATGATGTATGCAGGGAGCAAAAACAGGCTGGTGCAGACAGCAGAGCTCACAAAG GTGTTTGAAATCCGCACCACTGATGACCTCACCGAGGCCTGGCTCAAAGAGAAGTTGTCTTTCTTTCGTTGA